The window tttttacgttttttattatttttatcattattatatgtatttttactGCTTGATCTACTTGATGATAAACTCCAACTTGAACTTTCACTAAAACTTGTACTACTATCAGAATCTTCagtatgattattattattattattactattatcattaCTATTATCATTAACTTTAACAACAACTGATGCTAtagtttttgtattattttcacccccaattttatcatcattatcatttgaacTTGTTGCTGaatcaacttttttaaatcttgttttaacttttttttttttcatattttttgatgttgatgttgttgattttttttttaaattgtttttatttgttttagttaattttcttttacttttacatgtttttttttttttttcaccataaTCACTGTCTGAATCACTTTCTGATTCACTTGATGattcatttgttgataaatcatatgaaatattttgaattaatgttttttttcttctagttCTTCTTGTACGTCTAttactattatcatcatcatcatcatcataattaaaatcatgtgATGTACCTGGTTTTGGTTCTAATAAATCTAAACTTGTTGATATTGGTGTAAagctattattatcatttgtattaataatttcaatattattaagatcATCATTATCTTCATTAAAATTGTCAACACTAATACTAGCAccagcaccaccaccaccactagcACCAGCAGTACCACCAGCAGCACCACCAGCAGCATGATCATTATCACCATTATCATCACCATCTGATGacattaattcaataatttcagGTGTTCTTTCATGTCTTGGCTTGATATATCCAACAAATTCACAATCATTTTCATCACTAGATGAACTTGATGATATTGTCAATATATCTGGTGATGGTATATGTCTTAATGAACGTACAGAATTAACAATTGGCATTTGGAATGTTTGGCTAACTGTACTTGGTCCAGGCATATCAATTGTATGCGTAGCAAGTAATggataattattcatattaatattattaaaattgttgttgttgttgttattgttgtttgtattattaatagacATACtatcaatttcatcaacaacacGTACATCTGAATCATCAGATGCTGTACTACTATTATCTGATAATACTGGTGATTGTAATGTATTAACATAACTATTTGTTAAACTATTTGGTGGTGGatatgttataaaattatcatatgtAGCAAGATCAATACCAGTTTGtgcaaaattcattaattcatgaataaaatgatcagtatgaattgaaaaaaattcacgtAATCTATCACGTAATTCAGCACTACGTAAATCATATTCTTTTAATGCATCAAGTATAACATCTAATACATATGCAATACGTGGATCAtttgcatttaataatatttgtaaatcaCGATTAATCCATGGTATAAGACGTTCAAGTTCACATGGATTACGACGAAAATATTCAGCACTATGTTCAAGTGGTCTTTGGTATGCTGATGCTAATTCAGCAGACCATTGTCCATTTCTATAAACATTACGACGATATGTTATTGGATGTTCTGATCTACGACGTCGTTCTTCAATTGATACTTGTTGTGCAATATTTGCAACTGTTTCTGGACGTGATACACTTGGATTTAATAACATTCTATAACGACGTTGATTTGGTGTTGTCATTGTTGTTCTATATGCTAATCTATGTGGATAACCACCATAATCATAATGTGGACCTCTAACAATTTCTAAATTAACATCAACTGTTGCTGTTGGTGGAAATTGTTGTGATATTGCTTGTGGTACATCACGTGGTACATGATATTGATCATAATCTCTTTCACCTCTGACATTatgaattattgatttaaatgtttGTTTACATAGTGGACattcagtttttatttttgaccaTTGTAATAAACaagtaaaacaaaattgatgaaaacaACTATCAGTAAATgatgtgtttattaatttaccaagACAAATTGAACAATTTGGTGGTGGTGAACCAGAACCATCATCACTACGATCACCAGAACTTGAACGTGCTGCTTtgctttcatttttaattggttCTTTTGTTGTTTGTGATATTGTCTCATCAACATTTATTggattttccatttttaatattattttattttattgtaatcaatacaaaattaatttttcctttctttttttctccaattttcttttgttttcaaGTATGTTTAACTGCTTTGTGATTGACGTAAAaactgaaattaaatttttaaaaattttcattaaaaaaaacagaggttataaaaattttttttattattttttaaagaacattttcatgtttacttttttatttttaagaaatatatttattttttatacataccgtcaagattttttcattttattctttttaaataattgattgttgattaaattaatttataattgttattaattttaaataaatatcaaaattaactaACAGATTGTCCAAGATTGTCTAAAAAATTGTGTGTTGGTTACATGATCCTCCATTTTCATATCTTAGTAATTCCAATGAAATATCAACTTTcattaacatgaaaaattaatttaataattcatataaattgtACAGCTaccaatataataatttattaaattatttataaaatctaaaATCTTAAAAAGATTATTGTAgattattcaagtttttattttttaatatatcaatcaAATTAAACGACACCATCAATAATGTCGCATTTTCCAATTTTGTCTcgtgtttaaataaattaatctcaGATCAATAACACTCACAAAATAtccatcaaataatatattacaatatctcaattgttaaagaaaataatattcaattttattaatgaaaaataataaaattattatatattttataaattttttttactacaaaatACAAATCGAGTAGCGTATACACTTTACGTATGTGTATGCACATGTAATGTGCATGTAATACACACACAGTTATACACAAAGACAACTTAttaaagtattgaaaattattgtaaaaaaaaaaattaaataaataaaacatacacAGCTGCACACAGCTTCACAGGTGTTGTAAATATAATGGCCGTTAACTGTCAATAAGATATCagctgttaaaaaaatagaaatttttgtttatcaacaattttaaaaattcaaatttgttgtttaaattgataaaattattggcgatataaaaataacattgttaattttttaaataatttataacaattaatttaaatatatttatcgatAGAAATTTCCTCTACCAACAGATGTACTTTTTAATTGAAGAGAAGAAAAATTggaataatgaattaaatttatatataaacaactaatataataaataaaaataaaaaaaaaaaatatttgttattgttatttaaaaacatgttTTGTAACTGCGATCAACGTTTCACTCTAATAAATCATGAATTGTAAACAAATATGATaagaatgataataatataattgacgTTTATAAAACGGGATTacaaatagaatatatataaaatgaatgataaatctacattttaaataaatttaaaaattataaaaataacttgtaTATTGacctcgttttttttattattatttatttaaaaaacaattatacaattaattgaaatttaaaaaataaaaaaaaaaaaaaaaaacaggaaatttcagaaactattttttttttgtgaaattttgattatttgtcattgatttttccaaaaattgaTAAGGGAAATTTAGGGttacgtaaaaaatataattttgaaacaaTCGGTTAATAAATAGGCAAAAAAAACTCGTATTTTGCATACTGAGTtcagtaaattataaaatccttTCGCTGTAATattttagcgaaaaaaaaaaaaataaaaaaaacacgtgtTATTGAAGGAAGATGTATGTCTGTTTGTCTGtctatcaacaaaatatattatgaatctatataaaaaaaaatgtttatgaaaaatagaaGAGAATTCCCGCGAACTTAACCCCGTTCCGGTGTCTGGTGGGGTCGATTTACTTATCACAATACTTcgtcttatatatttttctaaataataaaatagatttaaataGTATCATATTATTACATTGAaactaatttataataataaattacaaaaaattacaaagttaaaattaaaaaactcaattaattttgaaatttacgaaaaaataatttttcgaaatatatttacataaaagagtgaatttctttttttctatcgaaaattatcttttttttttttctataaaatttgtacaaaaaaaatagaaagagatagtaaatttctattttaaaaaatgttcatttcaaatttttttttcataaatttctatttattaagtaaataactttaaaattaataaatttttttatctttatgatattgtttattcatttaattaatttttattatttttatatattttgactgATAATTTAGATTGACGGTGGTGACAATCCAAATGTTACATACCTacatattgacaataaaattgaaataacaatttacactattgattaatttgtgataattaaaatcaccACTTGTGGgtgaattatttttcgacaataaaaaaacccaataataataataaatctaaaaaataaatacataacaCCAGTACAAAGTTCTAAATCGAATCTCACATACTCGATTGAAGTTTGAAAACTTCCATACATCATGAAATTATTACTCAATATTATGTGTTCATCTAGAAATACATACACATTATGTATTTAAGATGtagatgatttaatttttttttttattatttcattttattatcatttaaaataaaaaaaaccagaattttttttatcctatgTTTActcatacatattttttttttgttattttcaacaacaggaaattaattatcttatttaaaaaaaaaaaattgactcattgtgatttaaaaaataaaaaaataatttgacacGTGTCTTGATGAAGATTATTAAGAATATtttggtttaattttttttttggcaaataatttcctcatatatattttttattattattatttttataatttttacgtaACTTTTATCCTCGTGTATTTTTGTTGGTAAAATTCCACCACCTG is drawn from Aphidius gifuensis isolate YNYX2018 linkage group LG3, ASM1490517v1, whole genome shotgun sequence and contains these coding sequences:
- the LOC122853302 gene encoding E3 ubiquitin-protein ligase Topors-like: MENPINVDETISQTTKEPIKNESKAARSSSGDRSDDGSGSPPPNCSICLGKLINTSFTDSCFHQFCFTCLLQWSKIKTECPLCKQTFKSIIHNVRGERDYDQYHVPRDVPQAISQQFPPTATVDVNLEIVRGPHYDYGGYPHRLAYRTTMTTPNQRRYRMLLNPSVSRPETVANIAQQVSIEERRRRSEHPITYRRNVYRNGQWSAELASAYQRPLEHSAEYFRRNPCELERLIPWINRDLQILLNANDPRIAYVLDVILDALKEYDLRSAELRDRLREFFSIHTDHFIHELMNFAQTGIDLATYDNFITYPPPNSLTNSYVNTLQSPVLSDNSSTASDDSDVRVVDEIDSMSINNTNNNNNNNNNFNNINMNNYPLLATHTIDMPGPSTVSQTFQMPIVNSVRSLRHIPSPDILTISSSSSSDENDCEFVGYIKPRHERTPEIIELMSSDGDDNGDNDHAAGGAAGGTAGASGGGGAGASISVDNFNEDNDDLNNIEIINTNDNNSFTPISTSLDLLEPKPGTSHDFNYDDDDDDNSNRRTRRTRRKKTLIQNISYDLSTNESSSESESDSDSDYGEKKKKTCKSKRKLTKTNKNNLKKKSTTSTSKNMKKKKVKTRFKKVDSATSSNDNDDKIGGENNTKTIASVVVKVNDNSNDNSNNNNNNHTEDSDSSTSFSESSSWSLSSSRSSSKNTYNNDKNNKKRKKKLTSKTNKRGKYLTKTKKNNDKTKNKKNNNCPPVSTVLRKKTDKNNEWYVDKQRFNCIYSSNTSDDDDDDDDKGEDGTSFINKSSSIKKEENYKWNDNFNDGIGSNDELASSRNKTDDDTELTSQMDVCSDTNNSNKYKSKYHDKYKKIYHDIDQPCTSSQSLTSCTSSLSSFKYSDDKKSSSDKRHKSHKKYKSSKRGKNKKDSKKHRSSSSSSSSESFTN